A single window of Plasmodium reichenowi strain SY57 chromosome 12, whole genome shotgun sequence DNA harbors:
- a CDS encoding conserved protein, unknown function (transcript variant 1; alternatively spliced): protein MAGQSEKKRLKKASTFIIYASAFFSIFSLVYIIFLFYFRYNLITKYIFGLHCLLFFCYYYCIKSIHYGLTNGMNYTYYTDVLILSFCINIGLFFSFKFFYIYIIIPLYAAYQIINFIFKYFLSSPFGSAEPSKRMEKMEKKKNKVVYKTVY, encoded by the exons ATGGCAGGTCAATCTGAGAAGAAACGTTTAAAAAAGGCGAgtacatttattatttatgcCTCAGCATTTTTTAGCATTTTTTCC cttgtttatattatctttttattttatttcagatataatttaattacaaaatatatttttggCTTACattgtttattatttttttgttattattattgtataaAAAGTATACACTATGGATTAACGAATGGAATGAATTATAC gTATTACACAGATGTTTTAATATTGTCcttttgtataaatataggactatttttttcttttaaatttttttacatatatataattataccATTATATGCGGCTTAtcaaattattaattttattttcaaataCTTTTTGAGCTCACCA tttGGATCTGCGGAACCATCCAAAAGAATGgaaaaaatggaaaagaaaaagaacaaGGTTGTATATAAGACAGTTTATTAA
- a CDS encoding conserved protein, unknown function (transcript variant 2; alternatively spliced) — MAGQSEKKRLKKASTFIIYASAFFSIFSLVYIIFLFYFRYNLITKYIFGLHCLLFFCYYYCIKSIHYGLTNGMNYTCFNIVLLYKYRTIFFF; from the exons ATGGCAGGTCAATCTGAGAAGAAACGTTTAAAAAAGGCGAgtacatttattatttatgcCTCAGCATTTTTTAGCATTTTTTCC cttgtttatattatctttttattttatttcagatataatttaattacaaaatatatttttggCTTACattgtttattatttttttgttattattattgtataaAAAGTATACACTATGGATTAACGAATGGAATGAATTATAC ATGTTTTAATATTGTCcttttgtataaatataggactatttttttcttttaa
- a CDS encoding eukaryotic translation initiation factor 3 subunit 10, putative gives MQTFQKPENALKRAEELQFIGQNEDALQILHSAIGHRTFRLQGWHILQEQIMLRYIEFCLYLEKLSLVKDGLHQYRIICQHGNIASLGKVITDFRDKAEEKVRLAKENVVLNKEKIEQEESNVDVTEKILMASLDIEITGKHERKLQNAYRICMETYKMILEILRATPKLEKSYHETAKKAILFCKENKRVTEFKKLSDLLRNHYNLILRGKHKPEYQSLLKIEYHLETKIIQLEAACELAMWKEASNIAEDIYNLNMHDYFYKSLKSNIMMEPELVSVIDTVKSGDKNEEEKNKVNDVDADAKAKEDVLKGVEQQDSNIENNNNNNNNNNNNDNNNNDNNNNNNNNNNNNNNNNNKEDEEDGKIQSGDTITKTTDGNVGTGHNTSHSLNQSKEKLRNWIAIFYEKMADILFVYESELFHGLAWLKYCFHILNFKRNMTEKEKTYICNKAVLAVLSIPVIGNKKKSEDFTKQFEAHKKMSQLLGHTSVPVKESLKNALRIRNILNYADENIQKLYSLLENQFTPLSLCLECEVLLKELENTEYAIYTKKIKEVIFHKLILQLSRVYSYISIDYFIENICPDHFMSWNEAEKMLVDLVYQRELEMKIDLTMRAIHFGDKQVLNSSVMIKDSLINMYNDLQNGLKMINETIAIENEVENLTMSTLTYEEEFAYLDKSNKNINYNTATLEDIIENEVFEEKPIENEKVLKKIYEKIDEEHHKIQLLSEEHNKKRKELLKKQKELEQAQLKLKMEKKLLEEKLEKEKKEELARKGEKLRIKEEKHKKKTEAAEQMLKEIKKLCSTNTTKILMKGKYMDEITIDDILNGYVDFDDIEEAQEKLRLNERNEIIKVRKMEAKKVDHYFRAVRQVELSHMNRWIALVFQEDTEILLQEQKAAEEEQKADFEAALKEKEEYVKFSVDIEEFTKNEMKLRVEEFEKNLKAQKERLYNILKEEKIQRAKERRDQHIRKIKAEEERKRREEEEERLLKEEMERKKKEEARKKLEEISKAQRERDLEMDLQMKRKKEESRRSERSHRKSSIDDDLTWRRGDKGGSQNGDDSYRRHDDHHDGAHRDRSEMRDRRDWSGRDRDRDRERDRDRDRDREHRRDRDRDRERDRDRDRERDRDRDRERDRDRDREHRRDRDRDRERDRDRDRERDRDRDRERDRDRDREHRRDRDRDRERDRDRDRERDRDRDRERDRDRDRERDRDRDRERERDRDRDRDRDIKRSDRDHKKDRDDKLDRDSRRRERSGKPENEKKRENDISKRNGTTEERTKNAWNLKEDNDSKAKHETSEENTKSWRNNNKVIDNEIEKAEKYKDGEKKDGEKNKDENSSKNKENDELANGNEENENDEVKKNDDEEASDGGDFTVFKKKKRNILRFFMKA, from the coding sequence ATGCAAACGTTTCAGAAACCTGAGAATGCTCTTAAGAGAGCAGAAGAATTACAATTTATTGGTCAGAATGAAGATGCTTTACAAATACTTCACAGTGCTATTGGACATAGGACATTTCGTTTACAAGGATGGCATATATTACAAGAACAGATTATGTTAAGATATATTGAATTTTGCTTGTATTTAGAAAAGTTAAGTTTAGTTAAGGATGGTTTACATCAGTATAGAATAATTTGTCAACATGGAAATATTGCTTCTTTAGGTAAAGTTATTACAGATTTTAGAGATAAAGCTGAAGAGAAGGTGAGATTAGCGAAAGAAAATGTTGTTTTAAATAAAGAGAAAATTGAACAAGAAGAAAGTAATGTAGATGTTacagaaaaaatattaatggCTTCTTTAGATATCGAAATAACAGGCAAACATGAACGCAAATTACAAAATGCATATAGAATTTGTATGgaaacatataaaatgatTTTAGAAATTTTAAGAGCTACTCCTAAATTAGAAAAATCTTATCATGAAACCGCCAAAAAAGCTATTCTTTTTTGTAAAGAAAATAAGAGAGTAACtgaatttaaaaaattaagtGACCTATTAAGAAATCACTATAATTTAATTCTTAGAGGAAAACACAAACCTGAATATCAATCCTTATTAAAAATTGAATATCATCTAGAAACCAAAATTATTCAATTAGAAGCTGCTTGTGAATTGGCTATGTGGAAAGAAGCTTCCAATATTGCTGAGGATATTTACAACTTAAATATGcatgattatttttacaaatcATTAAAATCGAATATTATGATGGAACCTGAACTGGTTTCTGTTATTGACACAGTAAAGTCAGGTGACAAAAATGaagaggaaaaaaataaagtaaaTGATGTGGACGCAGATGCAAAAGCAAAAGAAGATGTTTTAAAAGGTGTCGAACAACAGGACAgtaatatagaaaataataacaacaacaataataataataataataatgacaataataataatgacaataataataacaataataataacaataacaataataataataataataataaggagGATGAAGAAGATGGAAAAATACAAAGTGGAGATACAATAACCAAAACGACAGATGGAAATGTTGGTACTGGTCATAATACTTCTCATTCATTAAATCAATCTAAAGAAAAATTACGAAATTGGATAGctatattttatgaaaagATGGCAGATATATTATTCGTTTATGAAAGTGAATTATTTCATGGATTAGCTTGGTTAAAATACTgttttcatatattaaattttaaaagaaatatgacagaaaaagaaaaaacgtatatttgtaataaaGCTGTTTTAGCTGTATTATCAATACCTGTTATtggaaataaaaaaaaaagtgaaGATTTTACGAAACAATTTGAAgcacataaaaaaatgtcGCAACTTTTAGGACATACTAGTGTACCAGTAAAAGAATCCCTAAAGAATGCATTAAgaataagaaatattttaaattatgctgatgaaaatatacagaaattatattcattGTTAGAAAATCAATTTACACCATTAAGTTTGTGTTTAGAATGCGAagtattattaaaagaattgGAAAATACAGAATACGCTATATATactaaaaaaattaaggaagtaatttttcataaacTTATATTACAATTATCTAGAGTATATAGCTATATTTCGAttgattattttattgaaaatatatgtCCAGATCATTTTATGTCATGGAATGAAGCAGAAAAAATGTTAGTCGATTTAGTTTATCAAAGGGAATTAGAAATGAAAATTGATTTAACCATGAGAGCTATCCATTTTGGAGATAAACAAGTTTTAAATAGTAGTGTGATGATTAAAGATTCtcttattaatatgtataatgaTCTTCAAAATGGACTAAAAATGATTAATGAAACGATAGCTATAGAAAATGAAGTAGAGAATTTAACCATGTCAACTTTGACATATGAAGAAGAATTTGCCTACTTAGATAAgagtaataaaaatattaattataatacaGCTACTCTTGAGGATATTATTGAAAATGAAGTATTTGAAGAGAAACCTAttgaaaatgaaaaagtattaaagaaaatttacGAAAAGATTGATGAAGAACATCACAAAATTCAATTATTAAGTGAAGAACATAATAAGAAGagaaaagaattattaaagAAACAAAAGGAATTGGAACAAGCACAACTCAAATTAAAAATggaaaagaaattattagAGGAAAAACTtgaaaaagagaaaaaagaagaattaGCTAGAAAGGGCGAAAAATTAAGAATCAAAGAAGAAAAGcataaaaagaaaactGAAGCTGCAGAACAAATgttaaaagaaattaaaaaattatgttcAACAAATACTAcgaaaatattaatgaaaGGTAAATATATGGATGAAATAACCAttgatgatatattaaatggTTATGTTGATTTTGATGATATCGAAGAAGCACAAGAAAAATTAAGATTAAATGAAAGaaatgaaattattaaaGTCAGAAAAATGGAAGCTAAAAAGGTTGATCATTATTTCAGAGCTGTTAGGCAAGTTGAACTTAGCCATATGAATAGATGGATTGCTCTAGTTTTCCAAGAGGATACCGAAATTTTGTTACAAGAACAAAAAGCTGCTGAAGAAGAACAAAAGGCTGATTTTGAAGCTGCcttaaaagaaaaggaagAGTATGTGAAATTTTCTGTTGATATTGAAGAATTTACcaaaaatgaaatgaaatTAAGAGTTGAAGAATTTGAAAAGAATTTGAAGGCCCAAAAAGAAAGactatataatatattaaaagaagaaaaaattcAAAGAGCAAAAGAAAGAAGAGATCAACATATTAGGAAAATAAAAGCCGAAGAAGAAAGAAAACGAAGGGAAGAGGAGGAAGAAAgattattaaaagaagagatggaaagaaagaaaaaagaagaagCTAGAAAGAAACTTGAGGAAATTAGTAAGGCACAAAGAGAAAGAGATTTGGAAATGGACTTACAaatgaaaaggaaaaagGAAGAATCCAGAAGAAGTGAAAGGTCTCATAGGAAGTCTTCTATTGATGATGATTTAACGTGGAGAAGAGGTGATAAAGGAGGATCCCAGAATGGAGATGATTCCTATAGAAGACATGATGATCATCATGATGGTGCACATAGAGATAGATCTGAAATGAGAGACAGAAGGGATTGGAGTGGCAGAGACCGAGATAGGGACAGAGAAAGAGATCGTGATAGAGATAGAGATAGAGAACATAGAAGGGATAGGGATAGAGATAGAGAAAGGGATCGTGATAGAGACAGAGAAAGAGACCGAGATAGGGACAGAGAAAGAGATCGCGATAGAGATAGAGAACATAGAAGAGATAGGGATAGAGATAGAGAAAGAGATCGTGATAGGGACAGAGAAAGAGATAGGGATAGAGATAGAGAAAGAGATCGTGATAGAGATAGAGAACATAGAAGAGATAGGGATAGAGATAGAGAAAGAGATCGTGATAGGGACAGAGAAAGAGATAGGGATAGAGATAGAGAAAGAGACCGCGATCGAGATAGAGAACGAGATCGTGATAGAGATAGAGAAAGAGAACGCGATCGTGACAGAGATCGAGATCGAGATATTAAAAGAAGTGATAGAGatcataaaaaagataGAGATGACAAATTGGATAGGGATTCAAGAAGACGTGAAAGAAGTGGAAAACCAgagaatgaaaaaaaaagagaaaacGATATTTCAAAGAGAAATGGTACTACTGAGGAAAGGACTAAAAATGCATGGAATTTAAAAGAAGATAATGATTCAAAAGCAAAACACGAAACAAGTGAAGAAAATACAAAAAGTTGgagaaataataataaagtaATAGATAATGAAATTGAAAAGGcagaaaaatataaagacGGAGAGAAAAAAGATggtgaaaaaaataaagatgaGAATTctagtaaaaataaagaaaatgatgaatTAGCTAATGgaaatgaagaaaatgagAATGATGAagtaaagaaaaatgaCGACGAAGAAGCTTCAGATGGAGGAGATTTCACTgtatttaagaaaaaaaaaagaaatatcTTAAGATTCTTTATGAAAGcatag